One genomic region from Athalia rosae chromosome 3, iyAthRosa1.1, whole genome shotgun sequence encodes:
- the LOC105685519 gene encoding translocator protein-like isoform X1, with the protein MLRTDQLYVRTYVCTCTVRTFEYIRSCFSVFFYSFVYRPTPKQEGHVALLSHPLWDSQSLRKPSWRPPNWAFGPVWTTLYTGMGYASYLVWRDGGGFSGEAGYPLILYGINVGLNWAWTPIFFGAKSLKWSFYEIVMLLGSTAATTVAFYRVNRTAGYLLIPYLLWGSLATALNYVIYRDNPTPAIPDKKI; encoded by the exons ATGCTGCGTACCGAtcaattgtacgtacgtacatacgtatgtacgtgtaccgtacgtacatttgAGTACATTCGTAgttgtttttccgttttcttctattctttcGTGTATCGACCAACACCGAAACAAGAGGGTCACGTCGCATTGTTATCGCATCCTCTCTGGGATAGTCAG TCCCTACGTAAGCCGAGCTGGCGGCCTCCAAACTGGGCTTTCGGCCCTGTGTGGACGACCCTCTACACCGGAATGGGATACGCCTCTTACTTGGTATGGCGTGACGGCGGGGGTTTTTCGGGCGAAGCCGGCTATCCCTTGATCCTCTACGGCATCAACGTCGGATTGAACTGGGCGTGGACACCGATTTTTTTCGGCGCAAAGAGCTTGAAATGG AGCTTCTATGAAATAGTGATGTTACTGGGAAGCACCGCCGCTACAACTGTCGCCTTTTATCGGGTCAATAGAACGGCCGGTTATTTGCTCATCCCGTATCTTCTATGGGGCTCTCTTGCTACAGCCTTGAACTATGTCATCTACAGGGACAACCCCACCCCTGCGATACCTGATAAGAAGATTTAG
- the LOC105685515 gene encoding trafficking protein particle complex subunit 11 isoform X2, with product MAELPTELTAKPLALIGVTGLDTVNNAIHRLIWDAFSNNRRPDGVAVQFKLLNNIYDFPTVKPKRNSYEWYMPKGILKRNWMNKYLNDVPSVVVIFYDLDWNDLMWNEKKMECASRVQSLRAAVEGRSTKIAVVLVQHGAPPAPGSEDLATTERATALCAACELPAKSLYILPHGDHLLGYTQRLETAFYDLAQNFYHIEARIVKNHRDNLNKTTHQYLFVRHQFKMGFLNELKQDQHTAHKHYQLAYNNLLEIRMVDTNALEIKTVASFINYKLCRLMFSQNLPRDAISQFRAHIDRFKLKTGPKELIFEHQKWMSEQYSIFAKLFDDAIRQGLPAVQREHPGYYFQSAAQHAALRQIACKELCKDVNEYPNPDPLAGCEKLEYYGQRPWRPGKLSAEPADMAGEAAAIRALQYKEKTAVNHSMLIIRLLGNAVLQFKTYRCPRMRRHLVVQVADEYYNSRDYEKAHTLLMHMLWDYRSERWPGLLTDILKKALRAAYLSASMEDYVTLALEALGPMYCLPKDYQAAVYTNIRNILQKTIPNPEPHIPWSAEYLPTADWIYVIDQYKPLTMAIDANNMTTFLEINARFTRATYIVNSYATIELFIRNRYDQAMELLKVTAFISSPGRDGEEYTVIDGKDEPTVLHERETKKFHCRFQARQRDVGNGILINRISVYLGNYTHGYVEMRFPLLGPSLNVLDWLCPEIQQLQNGTLGFDDVRSNIAAEIVQEESSVAVKVKSESPALSGEWFPIGIILSTSKEVVANSRLSINIATDGAADESTDLSLSANDQQVTGQISIKIPVIEKTADVYTTVYIRAHEIGDHNMIIKVDYTTPEDVKYSREISYTVPVVKPFDITTRFYNMLFESVSKGFTYEPFIMIPHIVCTSPWPIRIIDTSIHLGDSMERQHEDDQESILTGITLCNGEAGSEAYHIIPKAGSEQPANTGVYTLRWERGYNVSGQVTSTSIRLSPLWVEETAIGLEAKLPPHGWVRTPLSVSYYLHNYCDYIITLQLTMEASDAFMFAGRKQVNVCVLPKEKRKIEWVLRPLVAGLVALPTLTLAVPSEDDNKLNRTRLGEVLERSLPSHVYVM from the exons ATGGCTGAGTTACCTACAGAATTAACGGCAAAGCCATTGGCTCTGATCGGTGTAACAGGATTAGATACTGTAAACAATGCAATCCATCGTTTAATTTGGGATGCATTCAGCAATAATCGTCGACCAGATGGTGTAGCTGTACAATTCAAATTGTTGAACAATATCTACGATTTTCCTACCGTTAAACCTAAG CGCAACTCTTATGAATGGTACATGCCCAAGGGCATATTAAAACGTAATTGGATGAACAAATATCTAAATGACgtaccatcggtagttgttatATTCTATGATTTGGATTGGAATGATCTGATGTGGAATGAGAAGAAGATGGAGTGCGCTTCAAGGGTTCAATCTCTCCG GGCTGCTGTCGAAGGTAGAAGTACAAAAATTGCAGTGGTACTGGTTCAGCATGGGGCTCCACCAGCACCCGGGTCAGAAGACCTAGCAACGACTGAACGCGCTACAGCTTTGTGCGCCGCATGTGAGCTACCAGCAAAATCTCTATACATTTTACCTCACGGGGATCACTTGTTGGGCTATACCCAAAG ACTCGAAACGGCATTTTATGACTTGGCACAAAACTTCTATCACATAGAAGCTCGCATCGTGAAGAATCACCGTGACAATCTGAATAAGACCACTCATCAATATTTATTCGTGCGGCACCAATTCAAGATGGGGTTTTTGAACGAATTAAAACAAGACCAGCACACAGCGCACAA GCATTACCAGTTGGCGTACAATAATTTACTTGAAATAAGAATGGTGGATACGAATgctttggaaataaaaactgtCGCAAGTTTCATCAATTATAAACTGTGTCGCTTGATGTTCAGCCAAAATCTCCCTCGCGATGCCATATCACAGTTCAGAGCTCACATAGATCG ATTTAAACTAAAAACTGGCCCCAAAGAACTAATATTTGAACATCAAAAGTGGATGTCAGAACAGTACTCAATATTTGCCAAATTATTCGATGACGCTATCAGGCAAGGACTTCCTGCAGTTCAAAGAGAACACCCGGGATACTATTTTCAATCAGCAGCCCAACATGCTGCTTTGCGACAAATCGCATGCAAAGAGCTTTGCAAG GATGTCAATGAGTATCCCAATCCTGATCCCTTGGCTGGCTGTGAAAAACTCGAATACTATGGCCAACGTCCTTGGCGTCCAGGAAAACTGAGTGCTGAGCCTGCGGATATGGCAGGAGAAGCAGCTGCAATCCGAGCCCTGCAATACAAGGAGAAGACTGCTGTCAACCATTCC ATGCTGATCATCCGACTTTTGGGAAATGCTGTTTTACAATTCAAGACTTATCGTTGTCCGAGAATGCGTCGTCACTTAG TTGTGCAAGTGGCCGACGAGTACTACAACTCCCGCGATTATGAAAAAGCCCATAC ACTGCTGATGCACATGCTGTGGGATTATCGCAGCGAACGTTGGCCTGGGCTTTTAactgatattttgaaaaaggcTCTACGAGCAGCTTACCTGTCTGCAAGTATGGAAGACTATGTCACCTTAGCTTTGGAGGCTTTGGGGCCAATGTACTGTCTTCCAAAGGATTATCAAGCTGCTGTGTATACCAATATAAGAAATATATTACAG AAAACTATACCGAACCCAGAGCCACATATACCCTGGAGTGCTGAATATCTGCCAACAGCAGATTGGATCTACGTTATCGACCAGTATAAACCCTTGACGATGGCAATAGACGCGAATAATATGACAACATTTTTGGAAATCAACGCTCGTTTTACGCGAGCGACGTACATTGTGAATTCCTATGCAACAATAGAATTATTTATAAG gAATCGTTATGATCAAGCTATGGAATTGTTGAAAGTTACCGCATTCATCAGTTCACCTGGAAGAGACGGTGAAGAGTATACCGTCATTGATGGCAAAGATGAGCCAACTGTACTTCATGAAAGAGAGACGAAGAAATTTCATTGCCGATTTCAAGCACGGCAACGAGATGTCGGTAATGGAATTCTAATCAATAGGATCTCCGTATATCTGGGTAACTATACGCATGGTTATGTGGAGATGCGATTCCCTCTTCTTGGACCGTCACTAAATGTCTTGGACTGGTTATGCCCCGAGATACAACAACTTCA GAATGGCACCTTGGGGTTTGACGATGTGAGATCGAATATTGCAGCTGAAATTGTACAGGAAGAATCCAGTGTGGCAGTAAAAGTGAAATCAGAGAGCCCCGCTTTGTCTGGCGAATGGTTCCCAATTGGCATAATTCTATCAACTTCCAAAGAAGTAGTCGCTAATTCTCGATTATCGATCAACATAGCAACGGATGGAGCTGCCGATGAGTCCA CTGACCTCAGTTTATCGGCAAACGATCAGCAAGTCACCGGGCAAATCTCTATAAAGATTCCGGTAATTGAAAAGACTGCGGATGTTTATACAACAGTCTACATACGAGCACATGAAATTGGGGATCACAACATGATAATTAag gTCGATTATACAACTCCTGAAGATGTGAAATATTCGAGAGAAATTTCTTATACCGTACCTGTCGTCAAACCTTTCGACATTACGACGCGATTCTACAATATGTTGTTTGAATCGGTTAGCAAGGGCTTTACCTATGAACCGTTCATCATGATACCGCACATTGTATGCACATCTCCATGGCCCATAAGGATCATAGACACGTCTATTCATCTG GGTGACTCGATGGAAAGGCAGCATGAAGACGATCAGGAATCTATCTTGACCGGTATTACGCTTTGCAATGGTGAAGCTGGATCGGAGGCTTATCACATAATTCCAAAGGCAGGCAGTGAACAACCAGCCAACACAGGTGTATATACCCTCAGGTGGGAAAG AGGATACAATGTCAGCGGGCAGGTGACTAGTACCAGCATCAGACTATCACCGCTATGGGTGGAAGAAACAGCGATCGGACTGGAGGCGAAATTACCCCCACACGGTTGGGTTCGAACTCCGCTCAGCGTCTCTTACTATCTCCATAATTATTGTGACTACATAATAACCTTGCAGTTAACAATGGAGGCTAGCGATGCTTTTATGTTCGCGGGACGAAAACAG GTCAATGTTTGTGTATTGCCGAAGGAAAAGCGTAAAATCGAGTGGGTCCTGAGACCGTTAGTGGCTGGTCTGGTAGCGCTCCCTACCTTAACTTTGGCCGTGCCTTCTG AAGATGACAACAAGCTCAACAGAACCAGATTAGGCGAAGTGCTAGAACGGTCACTACCTAGCCATGTTTATGTGATG TAA
- the LOC105685519 gene encoding translocator protein-like isoform X2, which yields MPVQIIWSAVGATIFPQLGGWVGGLITRNNINPWYESLRKPSWRPPNWAFGPVWTTLYTGMGYASYLVWRDGGGFSGEAGYPLILYGINVGLNWAWTPIFFGAKSLKWSFYEIVMLLGSTAATTVAFYRVNRTAGYLLIPYLLWGSLATALNYVIYRDNPTPAIPDKKI from the exons ATGCCAGTGCAAATAATTTGGTCCGCGGTAggagctacgatttttccaCAATTAGGAGGATGGGTGGGCGGCCTCATCACCAGGAATAATATAAATCCGTGGTACGAG TCCCTACGTAAGCCGAGCTGGCGGCCTCCAAACTGGGCTTTCGGCCCTGTGTGGACGACCCTCTACACCGGAATGGGATACGCCTCTTACTTGGTATGGCGTGACGGCGGGGGTTTTTCGGGCGAAGCCGGCTATCCCTTGATCCTCTACGGCATCAACGTCGGATTGAACTGGGCGTGGACACCGATTTTTTTCGGCGCAAAGAGCTTGAAATGG AGCTTCTATGAAATAGTGATGTTACTGGGAAGCACCGCCGCTACAACTGTCGCCTTTTATCGGGTCAATAGAACGGCCGGTTATTTGCTCATCCCGTATCTTCTATGGGGCTCTCTTGCTACAGCCTTGAACTATGTCATCTACAGGGACAACCCCACCCCTGCGATACCTGATAAGAAGATTTAG
- the LOC105685515 gene encoding trafficking protein particle complex subunit 11 isoform X1: MAELPTELTAKPLALIGVTGLDTVNNAIHRLIWDAFSNNRRPDGVAVQFKLLNNIYDFPTVKPKRNSYEWYMPKGILKRNWMNKYLNDVPSVVVIFYDLDWNDLMWNEKKMECASRVQSLRAAVEGRSTKIAVVLVQHGAPPAPGSEDLATTERATALCAACELPAKSLYILPHGDHLLGYTQRLETAFYDLAQNFYHIEARIVKNHRDNLNKTTHQYLFVRHQFKMGFLNELKQDQHTAHKHYQLAYNNLLEIRMVDTNALEIKTVASFINYKLCRLMFSQNLPRDAISQFRAHIDRFKLKTGPKELIFEHQKWMSEQYSIFAKLFDDAIRQGLPAVQREHPGYYFQSAAQHAALRQIACKELCKDVNEYPNPDPLAGCEKLEYYGQRPWRPGKLSAEPADMAGEAAAIRALQYKEKTAVNHSMLIIRLLGNAVLQFKTYRCPRMRRHLVVQVADEYYNSRDYEKAHTLLMHMLWDYRSERWPGLLTDILKKALRAAYLSASMEDYVTLALEALGPMYCLPKDYQAAVYTNIRNILQKTIPNPEPHIPWSAEYLPTADWIYVIDQYKPLTMAIDANNMTTFLEINARFTRATYIVNSYATIELFIRNRYDQAMELLKVTAFISSPGRDGEEYTVIDGKDEPTVLHERETKKFHCRFQARQRDVGNGILINRISVYLGNYTHGYVEMRFPLLGPSLNVLDWLCPEIQQLQNGTLGFDDVRSNIAAEIVQEESSVAVKVKSESPALSGEWFPIGIILSTSKEVVANSRLSINIATDGAADESTDLSLSANDQQVTGQISIKIPVIEKTADVYTTVYIRAHEIGDHNMIIKVDYTTPEDVKYSREISYTVPVVKPFDITTRFYNMLFESVSKGFTYEPFIMIPHIVCTSPWPIRIIDTSIHLGDSMERQHEDDQESILTGITLCNGEAGSEAYHIIPKAGSEQPANTGVYTLRWERGYNVSGQVTSTSIRLSPLWVEETAIGLEAKLPPHGWVRTPLSVSYYLHNYCDYIITLQLTMEASDAFMFAGRKQVNVCVLPKEKRKIEWVLRPLVAGLVALPTLTLAVPSEDDNKLNRTRLGEVLERSLPSHVYVMPQSQNM, encoded by the exons ATGGCTGAGTTACCTACAGAATTAACGGCAAAGCCATTGGCTCTGATCGGTGTAACAGGATTAGATACTGTAAACAATGCAATCCATCGTTTAATTTGGGATGCATTCAGCAATAATCGTCGACCAGATGGTGTAGCTGTACAATTCAAATTGTTGAACAATATCTACGATTTTCCTACCGTTAAACCTAAG CGCAACTCTTATGAATGGTACATGCCCAAGGGCATATTAAAACGTAATTGGATGAACAAATATCTAAATGACgtaccatcggtagttgttatATTCTATGATTTGGATTGGAATGATCTGATGTGGAATGAGAAGAAGATGGAGTGCGCTTCAAGGGTTCAATCTCTCCG GGCTGCTGTCGAAGGTAGAAGTACAAAAATTGCAGTGGTACTGGTTCAGCATGGGGCTCCACCAGCACCCGGGTCAGAAGACCTAGCAACGACTGAACGCGCTACAGCTTTGTGCGCCGCATGTGAGCTACCAGCAAAATCTCTATACATTTTACCTCACGGGGATCACTTGTTGGGCTATACCCAAAG ACTCGAAACGGCATTTTATGACTTGGCACAAAACTTCTATCACATAGAAGCTCGCATCGTGAAGAATCACCGTGACAATCTGAATAAGACCACTCATCAATATTTATTCGTGCGGCACCAATTCAAGATGGGGTTTTTGAACGAATTAAAACAAGACCAGCACACAGCGCACAA GCATTACCAGTTGGCGTACAATAATTTACTTGAAATAAGAATGGTGGATACGAATgctttggaaataaaaactgtCGCAAGTTTCATCAATTATAAACTGTGTCGCTTGATGTTCAGCCAAAATCTCCCTCGCGATGCCATATCACAGTTCAGAGCTCACATAGATCG ATTTAAACTAAAAACTGGCCCCAAAGAACTAATATTTGAACATCAAAAGTGGATGTCAGAACAGTACTCAATATTTGCCAAATTATTCGATGACGCTATCAGGCAAGGACTTCCTGCAGTTCAAAGAGAACACCCGGGATACTATTTTCAATCAGCAGCCCAACATGCTGCTTTGCGACAAATCGCATGCAAAGAGCTTTGCAAG GATGTCAATGAGTATCCCAATCCTGATCCCTTGGCTGGCTGTGAAAAACTCGAATACTATGGCCAACGTCCTTGGCGTCCAGGAAAACTGAGTGCTGAGCCTGCGGATATGGCAGGAGAAGCAGCTGCAATCCGAGCCCTGCAATACAAGGAGAAGACTGCTGTCAACCATTCC ATGCTGATCATCCGACTTTTGGGAAATGCTGTTTTACAATTCAAGACTTATCGTTGTCCGAGAATGCGTCGTCACTTAG TTGTGCAAGTGGCCGACGAGTACTACAACTCCCGCGATTATGAAAAAGCCCATAC ACTGCTGATGCACATGCTGTGGGATTATCGCAGCGAACGTTGGCCTGGGCTTTTAactgatattttgaaaaaggcTCTACGAGCAGCTTACCTGTCTGCAAGTATGGAAGACTATGTCACCTTAGCTTTGGAGGCTTTGGGGCCAATGTACTGTCTTCCAAAGGATTATCAAGCTGCTGTGTATACCAATATAAGAAATATATTACAG AAAACTATACCGAACCCAGAGCCACATATACCCTGGAGTGCTGAATATCTGCCAACAGCAGATTGGATCTACGTTATCGACCAGTATAAACCCTTGACGATGGCAATAGACGCGAATAATATGACAACATTTTTGGAAATCAACGCTCGTTTTACGCGAGCGACGTACATTGTGAATTCCTATGCAACAATAGAATTATTTATAAG gAATCGTTATGATCAAGCTATGGAATTGTTGAAAGTTACCGCATTCATCAGTTCACCTGGAAGAGACGGTGAAGAGTATACCGTCATTGATGGCAAAGATGAGCCAACTGTACTTCATGAAAGAGAGACGAAGAAATTTCATTGCCGATTTCAAGCACGGCAACGAGATGTCGGTAATGGAATTCTAATCAATAGGATCTCCGTATATCTGGGTAACTATACGCATGGTTATGTGGAGATGCGATTCCCTCTTCTTGGACCGTCACTAAATGTCTTGGACTGGTTATGCCCCGAGATACAACAACTTCA GAATGGCACCTTGGGGTTTGACGATGTGAGATCGAATATTGCAGCTGAAATTGTACAGGAAGAATCCAGTGTGGCAGTAAAAGTGAAATCAGAGAGCCCCGCTTTGTCTGGCGAATGGTTCCCAATTGGCATAATTCTATCAACTTCCAAAGAAGTAGTCGCTAATTCTCGATTATCGATCAACATAGCAACGGATGGAGCTGCCGATGAGTCCA CTGACCTCAGTTTATCGGCAAACGATCAGCAAGTCACCGGGCAAATCTCTATAAAGATTCCGGTAATTGAAAAGACTGCGGATGTTTATACAACAGTCTACATACGAGCACATGAAATTGGGGATCACAACATGATAATTAag gTCGATTATACAACTCCTGAAGATGTGAAATATTCGAGAGAAATTTCTTATACCGTACCTGTCGTCAAACCTTTCGACATTACGACGCGATTCTACAATATGTTGTTTGAATCGGTTAGCAAGGGCTTTACCTATGAACCGTTCATCATGATACCGCACATTGTATGCACATCTCCATGGCCCATAAGGATCATAGACACGTCTATTCATCTG GGTGACTCGATGGAAAGGCAGCATGAAGACGATCAGGAATCTATCTTGACCGGTATTACGCTTTGCAATGGTGAAGCTGGATCGGAGGCTTATCACATAATTCCAAAGGCAGGCAGTGAACAACCAGCCAACACAGGTGTATATACCCTCAGGTGGGAAAG AGGATACAATGTCAGCGGGCAGGTGACTAGTACCAGCATCAGACTATCACCGCTATGGGTGGAAGAAACAGCGATCGGACTGGAGGCGAAATTACCCCCACACGGTTGGGTTCGAACTCCGCTCAGCGTCTCTTACTATCTCCATAATTATTGTGACTACATAATAACCTTGCAGTTAACAATGGAGGCTAGCGATGCTTTTATGTTCGCGGGACGAAAACAG GTCAATGTTTGTGTATTGCCGAAGGAAAAGCGTAAAATCGAGTGGGTCCTGAGACCGTTAGTGGCTGGTCTGGTAGCGCTCCCTACCTTAACTTTGGCCGTGCCTTCTG AAGATGACAACAAGCTCAACAGAACCAGATTAGGCGAAGTGCTAGAACGGTCACTACCTAGCCATGTTTATGTGATG CCGCAGTCGCAGAACATGTAG